Proteins from a genomic interval of Rhodococcus rhodochrous:
- a CDS encoding DUF445 domain-containing protein translates to MKAVATGFLVAAAIIYLFCRWQETRGAGAWVGYVRAASEAGMVGALADWFAVTALFRHPLRIPIPHTAIIKRKKDQLGANLSSFVGNNFLAPEVVSAKVESAQIPLRVGTWLAEPENAQRVAKETSTVLRGVVGILREDDIQQIIDHTIVKRIAEPEWGPPIGRVLTELLAENRHLPLVDMLAERAHQWALGSQETIDRVISRDSPSWSPKFVDLLLGEKIHRELVEFTWKVRSNPDHEVRLAVNKFLADYARDLQNDPVTIAKAEKVKAEIMGRDEITGLAAATWRTAKRMILDSVDDPNSTLRTKIAENVMAFGIRVREDAELRTKIDGWLLDAVRFVASNYADEITSVIRETVERWDAEEASRKIELAVGRDLQFIRINGTVVGSLAGLTIYTVSELLFA, encoded by the coding sequence ATGAAGGCGGTCGCGACCGGCTTCCTCGTCGCCGCCGCGATCATCTATCTCTTCTGCCGCTGGCAGGAAACCCGCGGCGCCGGTGCATGGGTGGGTTACGTGCGCGCGGCCTCCGAGGCCGGCATGGTCGGCGCGCTCGCCGACTGGTTCGCCGTGACCGCCCTGTTCCGGCACCCACTGCGGATACCGATCCCGCACACGGCGATCATCAAGCGGAAGAAGGACCAGCTCGGCGCCAACCTGAGCTCGTTCGTCGGCAACAACTTCCTCGCACCGGAGGTGGTGTCGGCCAAGGTCGAGTCGGCGCAGATCCCGTTGCGGGTCGGTACCTGGCTCGCCGAACCTGAGAACGCCCAGCGCGTGGCCAAGGAGACGTCGACGGTCCTGCGCGGTGTGGTCGGAATCCTGCGGGAGGACGACATCCAGCAGATCATCGACCACACCATCGTCAAGCGGATCGCCGAACCGGAATGGGGACCGCCCATCGGGCGTGTCCTCACCGAACTCCTCGCCGAGAACCGCCACCTGCCGCTCGTCGACATGCTCGCCGAACGCGCGCACCAGTGGGCGCTCGGGAGCCAGGAGACCATCGACCGCGTGATCAGCCGCGACTCGCCGTCGTGGTCGCCGAAGTTCGTCGACCTGCTGCTCGGCGAGAAGATCCACCGCGAACTCGTGGAGTTCACGTGGAAGGTGCGGTCGAATCCCGACCACGAGGTGCGCCTCGCGGTCAACAAGTTCCTCGCCGACTATGCCCGCGACCTGCAGAACGATCCCGTGACCATTGCCAAGGCGGAGAAGGTCAAGGCCGAGATCATGGGCCGCGACGAGATCACCGGCCTTGCCGCGGCGACCTGGCGGACGGCCAAGCGGATGATCCTCGACTCGGTGGACGACCCGAACAGCACCCTGCGCACGAAGATCGCGGAGAACGTCATGGCGTTCGGCATCCGGGTGCGTGAGGACGCCGAGCTGCGCACCAAGATCGACGGCTGGCTGCTCGACGCGGTGCGCTTCGTCGCGTCCAACTACGCCGACGAGATCACCTCCGTCATCCGCGAGACCGTCGAGCGCTGGGACGCCGAGGAGGCCAGCCGCAAGATCGAGCTCGCCGTGGGGCGCGACCTGCAGTTCATCCGCATCAACGGCACGGTGGTCGGTTCGCTCGCCGGGTTGACGATCTACACGGTGTCGGAGTTGCTGTTCGCGTGA
- a CDS encoding TetR/AcrR family transcriptional regulator produces MCHTVSSRPQTTSNPTSSEAAPPVKQDGRKRRWHEHKIARREELVDGTINAIRSRGHEIGMDEIAAEIGVSKTVLYRYFTDKSDLTTATMLRYVETVLAPRIYAAVAEDLDEYELTREAITAYVETVADDPEVYLYVMSNSASAGRDVVADSERMIAELVATVLGERLRLFEMDSGGAVPWAYGIVGGIQLATHWWISNKSMTTEDLIDYLTMMIWGGMTGIAAVAGSPVRFKSQPHPLLPESSATC; encoded by the coding sequence ATGTGCCACACAGTGTCCAGCAGACCGCAGACGACTTCGAACCCGACCTCGAGCGAGGCCGCCCCGCCCGTGAAGCAGGACGGCCGCAAACGGCGCTGGCACGAGCACAAGATCGCCCGCCGGGAAGAGCTCGTGGACGGCACCATCAACGCGATCCGCTCGCGCGGCCACGAGATCGGTATGGACGAGATCGCCGCCGAGATCGGCGTGTCGAAGACGGTGCTCTACCGCTACTTCACCGACAAGAGCGACCTGACGACCGCGACGATGCTGCGGTACGTCGAGACGGTCCTCGCTCCCCGGATCTACGCGGCGGTCGCGGAGGATCTCGACGAGTACGAGCTCACCCGGGAGGCGATCACCGCCTACGTCGAGACCGTCGCCGACGATCCCGAGGTCTATCTGTACGTGATGAGCAACAGCGCGTCGGCGGGACGCGACGTGGTGGCCGATTCGGAGCGGATGATCGCCGAGCTCGTCGCTACCGTCCTCGGGGAACGGCTGCGGTTGTTCGAGATGGATTCGGGCGGTGCCGTGCCGTGGGCGTACGGGATCGTCGGTGGCATTCAGCTCGCGACGCACTGGTGGATCTCGAACAAGTCGATGACCACCGAGGACCTCATCGACTACCTGACGATGATGATCTGGGGCGGCATGACCGGCATCGCCGCAGTCGCCGGATCCCCGGTGCGCTTCAAGTCGCAGCCGCATCCGCTCCTGCCGGAGTCGTCGGCCACCTGCTGA
- a CDS encoding DUF4873 domain-containing protein, with protein MSDHADDLHDEDDPGYRGPAEVTVGDRTVAVDVEISGRFDPLLGRHVWRGRLRRLAETLGTDASPAPGTTVTITVPDAPEAATARISEVDLWGSHMVDGVSRPPYPLPTETDGVDPA; from the coding sequence ATGAGCGACCACGCCGACGACCTGCACGACGAGGACGACCCCGGCTACCGCGGTCCCGCCGAGGTCACCGTGGGCGACCGCACGGTCGCCGTCGACGTCGAGATCTCCGGCCGGTTCGACCCTCTGCTCGGCCGGCACGTGTGGCGCGGCCGGCTCCGCAGACTCGCCGAGACCCTCGGCACCGACGCCTCGCCCGCTCCCGGCACCACCGTGACGATTACGGTGCCCGACGCCCCCGAGGCCGCGACTGCCCGCATCTCGGAGGTCGACCTGTGGGGCAGCCACATGGTCGACGGCGTCTCGCGTCCGCCCTACCCTCTGCCGACCGAGACCGACGGTGTCGATCCCGCCTGA
- a CDS encoding polyphosphate kinase 2 family protein yields the protein MTKDDVFRPASIVEALRATPETRVADIDTNGTPGFDGDKALGERLLAERGAVLSDLQEMLFAEGRTGGTRSVLLILQGMDTAGKGGMVRHVIGHVDPQGVDHTAFGVPTEEEKRHHFLWRINKALPRNGQLGVFDRSHYEDVLVARVRSLVPESVWRGRYDEINRFESEVVREGTTIVKVAMFVSLDEQKKRLAERLERRDKHWKYDPSDVSERALWPQYQQAYQDMLDRTSTDEAPWYVVPCDRKWYGRLAVTELLIDAFERLDLDWPEPTFDIETEKRRLAES from the coding sequence ATGACGAAGGACGACGTCTTCCGGCCCGCATCGATCGTCGAAGCCCTACGGGCGACGCCCGAGACCCGCGTCGCCGACATCGACACGAACGGCACTCCGGGATTCGACGGCGACAAGGCGCTCGGCGAACGTCTGCTCGCCGAACGTGGTGCCGTGCTCTCCGACCTGCAGGAAATGCTGTTCGCCGAGGGGCGGACCGGCGGCACCCGCTCGGTGTTGCTGATTCTGCAGGGCATGGACACCGCCGGGAAGGGCGGCATGGTGCGTCACGTCATCGGCCACGTCGACCCGCAGGGCGTCGACCACACGGCCTTCGGGGTGCCCACGGAGGAGGAGAAGCGGCACCATTTCCTGTGGCGGATCAACAAGGCCCTCCCCCGCAACGGCCAGCTCGGTGTCTTCGACCGGTCGCACTACGAGGATGTGCTGGTCGCGCGGGTGAGATCACTGGTGCCGGAGAGTGTCTGGCGCGGACGCTACGACGAGATCAACCGGTTCGAGAGCGAAGTCGTCCGCGAGGGCACGACCATCGTGAAGGTCGCCATGTTCGTCTCGTTGGACGAGCAGAAGAAGCGCCTCGCCGAGCGCCTCGAGCGCCGCGACAAGCACTGGAAGTACGACCCGAGCGATGTCTCGGAGCGCGCCCTGTGGCCGCAGTACCAGCAGGCCTATCAGGACATGCTCGATCGGACCAGCACCGACGAGGCGCCCTGGTACGTCGTACCGTGCGACCGCAAGTGGTACGGCCGCCTCGCGGTGACGGAACTGCTCATCGACGCGTTCGAACGCCTCGACCTCGATTGGCCGGAGCCGACTTTCGACATCGAAACGGAGAAGCGCCGACTCGCAGAGTCGTGA
- a CDS encoding dihydrofolate reductase family protein — translation MTRMIYYTASTLDGFLATEDHSLDWLLTRESGDGGPFDYEKFIAGIGAIAMGSSTYRWVLDHAGEDKWEYDLPCWVFTHRDDLPVARAGDEPGDIRFTQKDVRQVYDEMAEAANGRDLWMVGGGDLAGQFAERGLLDELVVSFAPVTIGSGRPLLPRHVEMRLTELGQSGEFAVVRYEVLKDATGRL, via the coding sequence ATGACCCGGATGATCTACTACACCGCAAGCACACTGGACGGCTTCCTCGCCACCGAGGATCATTCGCTCGACTGGCTGCTCACCCGGGAGTCCGGCGACGGCGGGCCGTTCGACTACGAGAAGTTCATCGCCGGTATCGGCGCCATCGCCATGGGATCGTCCACCTACCGCTGGGTGCTCGACCATGCAGGCGAGGACAAGTGGGAGTACGACCTGCCCTGCTGGGTGTTCACGCATCGCGACGACCTGCCCGTCGCCCGGGCAGGCGACGAACCCGGCGACATCCGCTTCACGCAGAAGGACGTCCGTCAGGTCTACGACGAGATGGCCGAGGCCGCGAACGGCCGCGACCTGTGGATGGTGGGCGGCGGTGATCTCGCCGGACAGTTCGCCGAGCGCGGTCTGCTCGACGAGCTCGTCGTCTCGTTCGCACCGGTGACCATCGGTTCCGGCCGTCCACTGCTCCCGCGACACGTGGAGATGCGCCTCACCGAGCTCGGGCAGAGCGGAGAGTTCGCCGTCGTCCGCTACGAAGTGCTGAAGGACGCCACCGGCCGGTTGTGA
- a CDS encoding helix-turn-helix transcriptional regulator, which yields MTFGRDRLRELLDAVLDENNATLGRMAQHAYASQWHFSRTFAVGTGESPVALRRRVMLERAAWQLRHGSSVTDAAFAAGYDSVEGFARAFARAYGYPPSAAARVLGTGGGGNRAPAPVDHWAPAPADHWAPAPVDHWLPAPNGVHFHPPTNLWVEEDGRRPTAPAYPAAEVLAQMVQHDLADTRYLLERATELDDDERDRIRFPGLVVLAWDGPEESVSRVLGNLVRAKEMWLASMVGADHPEDADDGIDSLTARFEDIAPRWVETIRDIHRRGAWGDVLIDALCDPPESFVLGGVVAHVLTFAAHRRQLARHMMRAAGLDVDHGDPLDWNRSNS from the coding sequence ATGACCTTCGGCCGTGACCGACTCCGGGAACTGCTCGACGCCGTTCTCGACGAGAACAACGCGACCCTCGGACGGATGGCGCAGCACGCCTACGCGTCGCAGTGGCACTTCAGCCGCACCTTCGCGGTGGGCACCGGCGAGTCGCCGGTAGCGTTGCGGCGCCGGGTCATGCTCGAACGCGCCGCCTGGCAACTGCGTCACGGCAGTTCGGTCACCGATGCCGCGTTCGCCGCGGGCTACGACAGCGTCGAAGGGTTCGCCCGCGCCTTCGCCCGCGCCTACGGATATCCACCCAGCGCGGCCGCCCGGGTGCTCGGCACCGGCGGCGGTGGCAACCGGGCGCCCGCGCCCGTCGATCATTGGGCGCCCGCGCCCGCCGATCATTGGGCGCCCGCGCCCGTCGATCACTGGTTGCCCGCCCCCAACGGCGTTCACTTCCATCCGCCCACCAATCTCTGGGTCGAGGAGGACGGGCGACGGCCCACCGCGCCCGCCTACCCGGCCGCCGAGGTCCTCGCGCAGATGGTGCAGCACGATCTCGCGGACACCCGCTATCTCCTCGAGCGCGCCACCGAACTCGACGACGACGAGCGCGACCGGATCAGGTTCCCCGGACTGGTGGTTCTCGCATGGGACGGTCCCGAGGAATCCGTCTCACGTGTGCTCGGCAACCTGGTACGCGCCAAGGAGATGTGGCTGGCCTCGATGGTGGGCGCCGACCACCCCGAGGATGCGGACGACGGAATCGACTCTCTGACGGCGCGTTTCGAGGACATCGCTCCGCGCTGGGTGGAGACGATCCGCGACATCCATCGCCGTGGCGCCTGGGGTGACGTGCTCATCGACGCCCTGTGCGACCCTCCCGAGAGCTTCGTCCTCGGAGGAGTGGTCGCCCACGTCCTCACCTTCGCCGCACACCGCCGTCAACTCGCGCGGCACATGATGCGGGCGGCCGGCCTCGACGTCGATCACGGAGATCCACTCGACTGGAACAGGAGCAACTCATGA
- a CDS encoding SDR family oxidoreductase, whose product MSEDREREPHTIDYPGETDEMAERPTDEMRDYVGRGLLSGRKALVTGGDSGIGRAVAVAFAKEGADVAIAYLEEHRDAEHTADLVRREGRTCHVIAGDLGDAQHCRAVVAETVEQLGGLDILVNNAGTQQPVDDFAELSEEQWRHTFAVNIDSFFHVTKVALPHLTPGGSVINTASVNGLRGNKTLIDYSATKGAVIALTYSLAQALQDRQIRVNCVAPGPVWTPLIPATMDAEKVSEFGQQAPFGRAAQPDEIAPSYVFFASETMSSYYSGEVLAPLGGETMPG is encoded by the coding sequence ATGAGCGAGGACCGCGAACGAGAACCACACACCATCGACTATCCGGGTGAGACCGACGAGATGGCCGAGCGCCCCACCGACGAGATGCGCGATTACGTCGGCCGCGGGTTGCTGTCCGGCCGCAAGGCCCTCGTCACGGGCGGTGACTCCGGCATCGGACGGGCGGTCGCCGTCGCCTTCGCGAAGGAAGGTGCCGACGTCGCGATCGCGTACCTCGAGGAACACCGCGACGCCGAACACACCGCCGACCTCGTGCGACGCGAGGGCCGCACATGTCACGTGATCGCGGGCGACCTCGGCGACGCGCAGCACTGCCGGGCAGTGGTGGCCGAGACGGTCGAACAACTCGGTGGCCTCGACATCCTCGTCAACAATGCCGGCACCCAGCAGCCCGTCGACGATTTCGCCGAGTTGAGCGAGGAGCAGTGGCGCCACACCTTCGCCGTGAACATCGACAGCTTCTTCCACGTGACGAAGGTGGCCCTGCCGCACCTGACGCCGGGCGGTTCCGTCATCAACACCGCATCGGTCAACGGTCTGCGCGGCAACAAGACGCTCATCGACTACTCGGCGACCAAGGGCGCGGTGATCGCCCTGACCTACTCACTCGCGCAGGCGCTGCAGGACAGGCAGATCCGCGTGAACTGCGTGGCGCCCGGACCGGTGTGGACCCCGTTGATCCCGGCGACCATGGACGCAGAGAAGGTCTCCGAGTTCGGACAGCAGGCGCCCTTCGGCCGCGCCGCGCAACCCGACGAGATCGCCCCGTCCTACGTCTTCTTCGCATCGGAGACGATGTCCTCGTACTACAGCGGTGAAGTGCTCGCCCCGCTCGGCGGCGAGACCATGCCCGGCTGA
- a CDS encoding iron-containing redox enzyme family protein encodes MAHETRMCDVHDAPLPTPRGPISAEIVERLGGPVDDAVWDVATDGADAYGEDVQLALAVLYELHYRGFAGVDPAWEWAPGPLGVRARLERIFLDRLRADVPASDDPQGVLEDLCREPDDSWGVSHELAANGTWEMMREFFVHRSIYHLKEADPHALAIPRLSGRAKAALVAVEFDEYGGGRAERMHSRLFADLLLAAGLKDDYLGYLDVVPAVTLATVNFMSLCGLHRAYTPMLVGMFAAAEITTAPSAGRMVEALERLGADDACVLFYSEHIEADAVHELVLRHDVVGYMVEQDPARAQDISFGAQAIEFLEGRLGSHLLGSWAAGRSSLLASAEAPA; translated from the coding sequence ATGGCTCATGAGACCCGGATGTGCGACGTGCACGACGCTCCGCTTCCCACGCCCCGCGGCCCCATCTCCGCCGAGATCGTCGAGCGACTCGGCGGCCCGGTGGACGATGCCGTGTGGGACGTCGCGACCGACGGCGCGGATGCCTACGGCGAGGACGTCCAACTCGCTCTGGCCGTTCTCTACGAGCTCCACTACCGGGGGTTCGCGGGCGTCGATCCCGCCTGGGAATGGGCACCGGGCCCGCTCGGGGTCCGGGCGCGTCTCGAGCGCATCTTCCTCGATCGGCTGCGCGCCGACGTCCCGGCTTCCGACGATCCGCAGGGTGTCCTCGAGGACCTGTGCCGCGAGCCGGACGACTCGTGGGGTGTCTCCCACGAGCTCGCCGCGAACGGCACGTGGGAGATGATGCGCGAGTTCTTCGTCCATCGCTCGATCTACCACCTCAAGGAAGCGGACCCGCACGCCCTCGCGATCCCGCGACTGTCCGGTCGCGCCAAGGCGGCGCTGGTCGCTGTCGAGTTCGACGAGTACGGCGGAGGTCGGGCCGAGCGCATGCACTCGCGGTTGTTCGCCGACCTGTTGCTCGCCGCCGGCCTGAAGGACGACTATCTGGGCTATCTCGACGTCGTTCCCGCCGTCACCCTTGCAACGGTGAACTTCATGTCGTTGTGCGGTCTGCACCGCGCGTATACGCCGATGCTGGTCGGGATGTTCGCCGCGGCCGAGATCACCACCGCTCCCAGCGCCGGCCGCATGGTCGAGGCTCTCGAGCGTCTGGGCGCCGACGACGCGTGCGTCCTCTTCTACTCCGAGCACATCGAGGCCGACGCTGTCCACGAGCTCGTCCTGCGGCACGACGTGGTGGGTTACATGGTCGAACAGGATCCGGCTCGGGCGCAGGACATCTCGTTCGGTGCGCAGGCCATCGAGTTCCTCGAGGGCCGGCTCGGAAGCCATCTGCTGGGCAGCTGGGCCGCCGGTCGCAGCTCGCTCCTCGCGTCGGCGGAGGCACCGGCCTGA
- a CDS encoding NAD-dependent epimerase/dehydratase family protein, translating into MPMASTSRTGLPRRIVVTGASGNVGTALLRRLAAHPAQLDIVAIARRIPPARDPYAVAKWCAVDLAAPDAARILTPIFAEVDAVVHLAWGFQPSHRRDYLRRVAVDGTRAVMTAAADAGVAHVIHMSSAAVYSDGAYGREVDESWAREGVPTCVYSVDKVAAETFLDDFESGTNVPVLTRFRPGFIGQLVSGSGLERYVLPEFVPAGITNHLPLIPIDHGLAIPAVHSDDVADALVAALERRVPGPFNLGAPTPVGARDFAAPFDCPTIPVPRWGLSALAEATWRLRLQPVQGGWIDLAYTCPMLDCSRAREELGWSPKYDGPEVWSETVRGMRSATGTDSPVLSPRSARERLAALVERGPIGRRIPP; encoded by the coding sequence ATGCCGATGGCTTCCACATCCCGAACCGGTCTGCCACGACGCATCGTCGTCACCGGAGCGAGCGGAAATGTCGGCACGGCGCTCCTGCGCCGGCTGGCCGCTCATCCCGCACAACTCGATATCGTCGCGATCGCGCGCCGGATTCCCCCGGCGCGCGATCCGTATGCGGTGGCGAAGTGGTGCGCCGTGGACCTCGCGGCTCCCGACGCCGCCCGCATCCTGACTCCGATCTTCGCGGAGGTCGACGCCGTCGTGCATCTGGCCTGGGGATTCCAGCCCTCGCACCGTCGCGACTATCTCCGGCGGGTGGCGGTGGACGGCACCCGCGCCGTCATGACGGCCGCCGCCGACGCCGGTGTCGCACACGTGATCCACATGTCCTCCGCCGCCGTGTACTCCGACGGCGCCTACGGTCGGGAGGTCGACGAGTCGTGGGCCCGCGAAGGCGTGCCCACCTGTGTGTACAGCGTCGACAAGGTTGCGGCGGAGACATTCCTCGACGACTTCGAGTCCGGCACGAACGTGCCCGTCCTCACCCGTTTCCGCCCGGGATTCATCGGGCAACTCGTCTCCGGCTCCGGTCTCGAACGCTACGTGCTGCCCGAGTTCGTGCCCGCCGGCATCACGAACCATCTGCCGTTGATCCCGATCGATCACGGGCTCGCCATCCCCGCCGTGCACTCCGACGATGTAGCGGACGCGCTGGTCGCAGCGCTCGAGCGACGGGTGCCCGGTCCGTTCAACCTGGGAGCACCGACCCCGGTGGGAGCGCGGGACTTCGCCGCTCCGTTCGACTGCCCGACGATTCCCGTGCCGCGATGGGGTCTGTCGGCGCTCGCCGAAGCGACCTGGCGCCTACGGTTGCAACCGGTGCAGGGCGGCTGGATCGACCTGGCCTACACCTGCCCGATGCTCGACTGCAGCAGGGCCCGCGAGGAACTCGGATGGTCGCCGAAGTACGACGGTCCCGAGGTATGGTCCGAGACGGTGCGCGGCATGCGCAGCGCAACGGGCACCGACAGCCCCGTCCTCTCTCCGCGCAGCGCGCGCGAACGACTCGCCGCGCTCGTCGAACGTGGACCCATCGGCCGGCGGATCCCGCCGTAA
- a CDS encoding Dps family protein, translating into MSNSSYTVPGLSDADGSRTAQILQERLSAYNDLHLTLKHIHWNVVGPNFIGVHEMIDPQVELVRGYADEVAERIAALGASPKGTPGAIEKNRTWDDYSVGRDTAQAHLAALDLVYDGIITDNRKAIDEVGKLDPITEDVLIGQTGQLEKFQWFVRAHLENAAGTLPNADAQTEKDAAESAR; encoded by the coding sequence ATGTCGAACTCGAGCTACACGGTTCCCGGTCTGAGCGATGCCGACGGCTCGCGCACCGCGCAGATTCTCCAGGAGCGCCTGAGTGCCTACAACGACTTGCACCTCACGCTGAAGCACATCCACTGGAACGTCGTCGGCCCGAACTTCATCGGCGTCCACGAGATGATCGATCCGCAGGTCGAACTCGTGCGCGGATACGCGGACGAGGTCGCCGAGCGTATCGCCGCGCTCGGTGCGTCGCCCAAGGGCACGCCGGGCGCCATCGAGAAGAACCGCACGTGGGACGACTACTCGGTCGGCCGCGACACCGCGCAGGCGCACCTCGCCGCGCTGGACCTCGTCTACGACGGCATCATCACCGACAACCGCAAGGCGATCGACGAGGTCGGCAAGCTCGACCCGATCACCGAGGACGTCCTGATCGGCCAGACCGGCCAGCTGGAGAAGTTCCAGTGGTTCGTCCGCGCCCACCTCGAGAACGCTGCCGGTACTCTCCCGAACGCCGATGCGCAGACGGAGAAGGACGCAGCGGAATCGGCCCGCTGA
- a CDS encoding DUF6131 family protein — translation MIILGLILLVVGFFTGISILTTLGVILLVIGVILAILGATGRAIGGRAHWY, via the coding sequence ATGATCATTCTGGGTCTGATTCTGTTGGTGGTGGGGTTCTTCACGGGTATCTCGATCCTCACCACACTCGGAGTGATACTTCTGGTGATCGGCGTGATCCTTGCGATCCTGGGTGCGACGGGCCGGGCGATCGGCGGACGCGCGCACTGGTACTGA
- a CDS encoding CDGSH iron-sulfur domain-containing protein: protein MSRAPKITQLTADGECEARVVRQVRGGPTLVEGPVRIVEDDGAETVSDRFVVAVCRCHRSALYPLCDTSHRALRTPKAAARTDT, encoded by the coding sequence GTGAGCAGGGCACCGAAGATCACGCAGCTCACCGCCGACGGGGAGTGCGAAGCACGGGTCGTGCGGCAGGTGAGGGGTGGTCCGACCCTCGTCGAGGGCCCGGTGCGGATCGTCGAGGACGACGGCGCCGAGACGGTCTCGGACCGTTTCGTGGTGGCCGTGTGCCGGTGTCACCGCAGCGCCCTGTACCCCCTCTGCGACACCAGCCATCGCGCCCTCCGTACGCCGAAGGCGGCGGCGCGCACCGACACCTAG
- a CDS encoding HemK2/MTQ2 family protein methyltransferase, with protein sequence MYRPQEDSYLLAGALADAGGTKGAKVLDFCTGTGFLAVNAAMLGASSVTAFDINPRAVFSARVNAWSRRLPIRPRQGGLDAALRHGPFDIVLSNPPYVPCDGENRDPRWDAGADGRCVLDPLCDSLPTLLTPGGFALIVHSEFTGVEATLSRLRDADLKASVVARSRIPFGPVLRSRTDYLYSSQLAEPGALTEEVVVVRADRPRTRS encoded by the coding sequence GTGTACCGCCCCCAGGAGGATTCGTATCTGCTCGCAGGCGCGCTTGCGGACGCAGGCGGTACGAAGGGTGCGAAGGTACTCGACTTCTGCACGGGGACAGGATTTCTGGCGGTGAACGCCGCCATGCTCGGTGCTTCCTCGGTGACGGCCTTCGACATCAACCCGCGAGCGGTGTTCAGTGCCCGCGTCAACGCGTGGTCGCGCCGGCTGCCGATCCGTCCCCGGCAGGGAGGCCTGGACGCGGCGTTGCGCCACGGTCCGTTCGACATCGTGTTGTCGAATCCGCCGTACGTTCCGTGCGACGGGGAGAACCGCGACCCGCGTTGGGATGCCGGCGCCGACGGTCGCTGCGTGCTCGATCCGTTGTGCGACAGCCTGCCCACCCTGCTCACGCCCGGCGGATTCGCGCTGATCGTGCACTCCGAGTTCACCGGTGTGGAGGCGACACTGTCCCGGCTGCGCGACGCGGATCTCAAGGCATCCGTCGTGGCCCGCAGCCGTATTCCCTTCGGACCGGTCCTTCGCAGCCGCACGGACTATCTGTACTCGTCGCAGCTGGCGGAGCCGGGGGCACTGACCGAGGAGGTGGTCGTCGTTCGCGCCGATCGCCCCCGCACGAGGAGTTGA